In Silene latifolia isolate original U9 population chromosome X, ASM4854445v1, whole genome shotgun sequence, the following proteins share a genomic window:
- the LOC141617018 gene encoding uncharacterized protein LOC141617018: MEVATPEFYADSPFVDNISLVSMPKGFTTPTMTLYDGTEDPLEHINQYKQKMMVVAATGPEKEACMCKVFGSTLSGAALHWFVNLPNKSISSFAGLLDVFNQQFASSRTQEKLSSDLYWIVQRFEESTRDYLARCNVENISIPRCDPTTTVNAFIRGLHRDSDLYKDLTKHPCATFEEVKQMTEATYRLEEDEDRRDLYETESSSRKITTEKKNERAKPYSKNTVNKVSGETESTEAPPKLSEYGFTTELAGVLKVIRELGQRARWPKKPTPRENDRRDDSKRCEYHSDIGHNTEDCVVLRKEVKHLYNVGCLDHLLPKGAKSGKVNTADQAQPSPPPPYSKVLSVITGGSKICGLTYSATKRHATETKRDKPEFSLRVSRQDLPAISFDEADIPDEAEHHHDALIITLSIGNCLVKKILVDT; the protein is encoded by the coding sequence ATGGAGGTGGCAACCCCAGAGTTCTATGCGGATTCCCCCTTTGTGGACAACATTTCTCTTGTCagcatgccaaagggattcaccaCGCCAACAATGACGTTGTATGATGGAACAGAGGATCCGCTGGAGCACATCAACCAGTACAAACAAAAAATGATGGTGGTCGCAGCAACAGGGCCTGAAAAGGAGGCATGCATGTGCAAGGTATTTGGTTCCACCCTATCAGGAGCCGCACTCCATTGGTTCGTTAACCTTCCCAACAAGTCTATTTCCAGCTTCGCGGGGTTACTGGACGTCTTTAATCAACAGTTCGCCAGCAGTCGCACGCAAGAAAAATTATCCAGTGATCTATACTGGATCGTCCAGAGGTTCGAGGAGTCCACCAGGGATTATCTCGCCAGATGCAATGTGGAAAATATATCTATCCCTAGGTGCGACCCTACAACAACAGTCAATGCCTTCATAAGAGGACTGCATCGCGACTCTGATTTGTACAAGGATCTCACCAAGCACCCATGTGCCACCTTTGAGGAAGTCAAGCAAATGACAGAGGCTACTTATCGCCTAGAGGAGGATGAGGACAGAAGGGACCTGTACGAAACAGAGTCATCCAGCAGAAAAATCACAACGGAGAAGAAGAACGAAAGAGCCAAACCCTACAGCAAGAACACAGTGAACAAAGTCTCAGGAGAAACAGAGAGCACCGAGGCTCCACCGAAGCTCAGCGAGTATGGGTTCACAACTGAACTTGCTGGGGTATTGAAGGTAATTAGGGAACTGGGGCAGAGGGCCAGGTGGCCTAAGAAGCCTACACCCAGGGAGAACGACAGAAGAGATGATAGCAAAAGGTGTGAATACCACAGCGATATTGGCCACAATACAGAAGACTGTGTAGTACTACGAAAGGAAGTAAAGCACCTCTACAATGTTGGATGCTTGGATCACCTGCTCCCCAAGGGAGCGAAATCTGGAAAAGTCAATACTGCTGACCAGGCCCAACCATCCCCACCTCCACCTTATTCAAAGGTCTTGAGCGTCATCACAGGAGGATCGAAAATATGCGGTCTCACTTATTCAGCAACAAAGCGCCATGCAACCGAGACTAAAAGAGATAAACCAGAGTTCTCCCTCAGGGTCAGCAGACAGGATCTACCAGCAATCTCATTTGACGAGGCAGACATACCCGATGAGGCAGAACACCACCATGACGCCTTGATCATTACCCTTTCCATAGGGAACTGCCTTGTTAAAAAGATATTGGTAGATACATGA
- the LOC141617019 gene encoding uncharacterized protein LOC141617019, translating into MGFSEKDLVQKTVPLVGFSGETKQSLGEIVILTFVGGMKKQVRYLVTDGPSTYNVILGKPSIHDMKAVPSTYHQSLKFPKPGGVQEIWGDQTIARDCYKNALKPTAAGPA; encoded by the coding sequence ATGGGGTTCAGCGAAAAAGATCTGGTACAGAAGACAGTACCCTTGGTAGGCTTCAGCGGAGAAACTAAGCAATCCCTTGGAGAAATAGTGATCCTTACCTTTGTAGGGGGTATGAAAAAACAGGTACGATACTTGGTCACTGATGGTCCGTCAACTTATAACGTGATACTTGGCAAGCCTTCGATCCATGACATGAAAGCGGTACCATCAACGTACCATCAGAGCCTGAAGTTCCCTAAGCCCGGGGGAGTACAGGAGATATGGGGAGATCAAACTATCGCTCGGGATTGCTACAAGAATGCTCTGAAACCCACTGCAGCTGgtccagcatag
- the LOC141617020 gene encoding uncharacterized protein LOC141617020, with protein MRKPELSWRRVKWYVHLSGYNLKFEPRTAIKSQALVGFVSDISPTIQEQADSEILTLSEAKGEQVWELHVDRASNTKGAGVGLVLKSPHGEQIIQAVRCEFKATNNEAEYEALILGLQLALEMQMNHIKVYSDSQPIVNHVNNVYTTRDPKMVAYLEVAKELKLHFASFHIQQIPRDQNVEADALATLGEAFTSGVMGSIPLIHVMKPAIRLNEQQNASKAATTQWTYETGILCTATPQEEPDD; from the coding sequence ATGAGGAAACCCGAATTGTCATGGAGAAGGGTTAAGTGGTATGTCCACCTAAGTGGGTACAACCTGAAATTTGAACCGCGAACAGCCATAAAATCCCAAGCCCTAGTTGGCTTTGTGTCAGACATTAGCCCCACCATTCAAGAACAAGCCGACAGTGAAATCTTGACCCTAAGTGAGGCTAAAGGGGAGCAAGTATGGGAATTACATGTTGATAGGGCATCCAATACGAAGGGAGCAGGGGTAGGACTGGTCCTGAAATCACCTCATGGGGAACAGATAATACAAGCAGTACGGTGTGAGTTCAAAGCAACGAATAACGAGGCTGAATACGAGGCCCTAATCTTAGGACTCCAATTAGCCTTAGAAATGCAAATGAACCACATCAAGGTGTATAGTGATTCCCAACCGATTGTCAACCACGTGAATAACGTGTACACGACCAGGGATCCTAAAATGGTAGCCTACCTGGAGGTGGCAAAGGAGCTCAAACTCCACTTTGCCTCCTTCCACATCCAACAGATACCAAGGGACCAGAATGTTGAAGCAGATGCTCTCGCCACCCTGGGAGAAGCCTTCACCTCAGGGGTAATGGGCTCTATACCATTAATCCATGTCATGAAACCTGCCATACGCCTAAATGAACAACAGAACGCCAGTAAGGCTGCCACCACCCAGTGGACATACGAAACAGGGATACTGTGTACTGCCACACCCCAGGAAGAACCTGATGATTAG